One Synechococcus sp. PROS-9-1 DNA window includes the following coding sequences:
- a CDS encoding cell division protein SepF → MSLISRLRAVVAGDDYLDGDYDDLDYDTGEQDEVEEGSSHSMSSALATLDSSNPFESEHSFTGSNVIGMPGISTGTAEVSLMEPRSFDEMPGAIQALRERKTVILNLTMMEPDQAQRAVDFVAGGTFAIDGHQERVGESIFLFAPSCVTVTNATQDETSVPTHVSKDVEQASSEASIAPTPAWSATSATAL, encoded by the coding sequence GTGTCGCTGATTTCTCGTCTTCGTGCTGTCGTTGCGGGTGATGATTACCTTGATGGTGATTATGACGACCTCGATTACGACACTGGCGAACAGGACGAAGTCGAAGAAGGTTCGTCTCACTCCATGTCGAGTGCTTTGGCAACTCTTGATTCGAGCAATCCCTTTGAAAGTGAGCATTCTTTCACTGGATCAAATGTGATCGGGATGCCTGGTATAAGCACCGGAACCGCCGAGGTCTCTTTGATGGAGCCTCGCAGTTTTGATGAAATGCCTGGAGCGATCCAAGCCCTGCGTGAGCGCAAAACGGTGATCCTCAATCTCACGATGATGGAGCCTGATCAAGCGCAACGCGCTGTGGACTTCGTAGCTGGCGGAACCTTTGCCATTGATGGTCATCAAGAGCGTGTTGGCGAAAGTATTTTTCTGTTCGCGCCCAGCTGCGTGACCGTGACCAACGCCACCCAGGACGAAACCTCCGTTCCGACCCACGTTTCTAAGGACGTCGAGCAAGCCTCTTCTGAGGCCAGCATCGCTCCAACTCCCGCCTGGAGTGCCACAAGCGCTACCGCACTTTGA